One window of the Brevundimonas goettingensis genome contains the following:
- a CDS encoding intradiol ring-cleavage dioxygenase, which produces MPEDTKINIALSRRHALTAGLFGGFAAVAGPASARTTTTGATAAGEVCLITPQATQGPYWFDPKLERADITEGRKGLPLRIAIKVLEGATCAPIKDARVDIWHCDALGVYSGYEGQGPTGTTEGETFLRGHQPTGVDGTAHFLTVYPGWYQGRTPHVHVKVFLDKEGTTNVLTCQLFFPDALSEWLYAHAPGYVREGQTRDTLNRTDGIAQGQGWSTFGAISEQADHYAMTVTLGVGRTARSQELGFGPGGPGGPPPGMMGPPPGGMNGPPPGGMRGPPPGGFGPGGPGGEGGPPHQEILTGAERIAAILPRTAS; this is translated from the coding sequence TTGCCGGAAGACACCAAGATCAACATCGCCCTGTCCCGCCGTCACGCCCTGACCGCCGGCCTGTTCGGAGGTTTCGCGGCCGTGGCCGGGCCCGCCAGCGCGAGGACGACGACCACCGGCGCCACCGCGGCCGGCGAAGTCTGCCTGATCACGCCCCAGGCGACCCAGGGGCCCTACTGGTTCGATCCGAAGCTGGAGCGGGCGGACATCACCGAGGGCCGCAAGGGCCTGCCTCTCCGCATCGCCATCAAGGTTCTCGAGGGGGCGACCTGTGCGCCGATCAAGGACGCCCGCGTCGACATCTGGCACTGCGACGCGCTAGGCGTCTACTCCGGCTATGAAGGGCAGGGGCCGACCGGCACGACCGAGGGCGAGACCTTCCTGCGTGGGCATCAGCCGACGGGGGTGGACGGCACAGCCCACTTCCTGACCGTCTATCCGGGTTGGTATCAGGGCCGCACGCCCCATGTGCATGTGAAGGTGTTCCTCGACAAAGAGGGCACGACCAATGTCCTGACCTGCCAGCTCTTCTTCCCCGACGCCCTGAGCGAATGGCTCTACGCCCATGCCCCCGGCTATGTGCGCGAGGGCCAGACGCGCGACACCCTGAACCGCACCGACGGCATCGCCCAGGGGCAGGGCTGGTCGACCTTCGGCGCCATCAGCGAACAGGCCGACCACTATGCGATGACCGTGACCCTCGGCGTCGGCCGGACCGCGCGGTCTCAGGAGTTGGGCTTCGGGCCCGGTGGTCCGGGTGGACCGCCGCCGGGGATGATGGGACCGCCTCCGGGCGGCATGAACGGTCCCCCTCCGGGCGGAATGCGGGGTCCGCCGCCGGGCGGCTTCGGTCCCGGCGGCCCGGGCGGCGAAGGCGGGCCGCCGCATCAGGAGATCCTGACCGGCGCCGAACGGATCGCGGCCATCCTGCCCAGGACGGCGTCCTGA
- the clpA gene encoding ATP-dependent Clp protease ATP-binding subunit ClpA — translation MPSFSRPLEDTLQRALVYANERRHEYATLEHLLLALIDDPDATAVMTACNVDLKNLKTALTLYVDTDLAALATSDGDDAKPTAGFQRVIQRAVIHVQSSGREEVTGANVLVAIFSERESHAAYFLQEQDMTRYDAVNFIAHGIAKKAGSAEARPAKGSSPEEAEDAAAVKQGGEALEAYCVDLNEKSKKGKIDPLIGRHAEVERAIQILCRRTKNNPLLVGEPGVGKTAIAEGLARKIVNHEVPAVLEGATIYSLDMGALLAGTRYRGDFEERLKQVVKELENHENAILFIDEIHTVIGAGATSGGAMDASNLLKPALASGSLRCMGSTTYKEYRQHFEKDRALVRRFQKIDVNEPTVEDSIKILRGLKASYESHHKLRYTEAAIRSAVELSARYMTDRKLPDKAIDVIDEAGASQMLLAESKRKKVIGQKEVEAVIAKMARIPPKSVSKSDVEGLRELQTDLNRAVFGQDAAIEQVSSAMKLARAGLRDPQKPIGSFLFAGPTGVGKTEVAKQLASTLGIEMLRFDMSEYMERHTVSRLIGAPPGYVGHDQGGLLTDAVDQHPHAVVLLDEIEKAHPDVYNILLQVMDNGMLTDAIGKKVDFRNVVLIMTTNAGAADNARASIGFGRGKVEGEDDKAIQRLFAPEFRNRLDAIVSFKPLQPETIRQVVTKFVLQLEAQLADRNITIELSDDAADWLAKNGFDELYGARPLGRVIQENIKKPLADDILFGRLTRGGHVKVLLKDGKIAFDIASASGEAVKEAANEEQAV, via the coding sequence ATGCCCTCATTTTCACGTCCTCTCGAAGACACGCTGCAACGTGCCCTGGTTTACGCCAACGAGCGCCGTCATGAGTACGCGACGCTCGAGCACCTCCTGCTGGCGTTGATCGACGACCCCGACGCCACGGCGGTGATGACCGCCTGCAACGTCGATCTCAAGAATCTCAAGACCGCCTTGACGCTCTATGTCGACACCGACCTGGCGGCGCTCGCCACCTCGGACGGCGACGACGCCAAGCCGACCGCCGGCTTCCAGCGGGTGATTCAGCGCGCGGTGATCCACGTCCAGTCTTCGGGCCGCGAAGAAGTGACCGGCGCCAACGTCCTGGTCGCTATCTTCTCCGAGCGCGAAAGCCACGCCGCCTACTTCCTGCAGGAGCAGGACATGACGCGGTACGATGCGGTCAACTTCATCGCCCACGGCATCGCCAAGAAGGCCGGGTCCGCCGAGGCCCGCCCCGCCAAGGGCTCCTCGCCTGAGGAGGCCGAGGACGCCGCCGCCGTCAAACAGGGCGGCGAGGCGCTGGAAGCCTATTGCGTCGACCTCAACGAGAAGTCGAAGAAGGGCAAGATCGACCCCCTGATCGGCCGTCACGCCGAGGTCGAGCGCGCCATCCAGATCCTGTGCCGGCGCACCAAGAACAACCCGCTGCTGGTCGGCGAGCCCGGCGTCGGCAAGACCGCCATCGCCGAAGGTCTGGCCCGCAAGATCGTCAACCACGAGGTCCCGGCCGTGCTGGAAGGCGCGACCATCTACAGCCTGGACATGGGCGCTCTTCTGGCCGGGACGCGCTATCGCGGCGACTTCGAGGAGCGGCTGAAGCAGGTCGTCAAGGAACTCGAGAACCACGAGAACGCCATCCTGTTCATCGACGAGATCCACACGGTGATCGGCGCCGGCGCGACCTCGGGCGGGGCGATGGATGCGTCCAACCTGCTGAAGCCCGCTCTGGCTTCGGGCAGCCTGCGCTGCATGGGTTCGACGACCTACAAGGAATACCGCCAGCATTTCGAGAAGGACCGGGCCCTGGTCCGGCGCTTCCAGAAGATCGACGTCAACGAGCCGACGGTCGAGGACTCGATCAAGATCCTGCGCGGCCTCAAGGCCTCGTACGAGAGCCACCACAAGCTGCGCTATACCGAGGCGGCCATCCGCTCGGCGGTCGAGCTGTCGGCCCGCTACATGACGGACCGCAAACTGCCGGACAAGGCGATCGACGTCATCGACGAGGCCGGCGCCTCGCAGATGCTGCTGGCCGAGTCCAAGCGGAAGAAGGTCATCGGTCAGAAGGAGGTCGAGGCCGTCATCGCCAAGATGGCCCGCATCCCGCCGAAGTCGGTCTCCAAGTCCGACGTCGAAGGCCTGCGCGAACTGCAGACCGACCTGAACCGCGCCGTCTTCGGCCAGGACGCGGCGATCGAACAGGTCTCCTCGGCCATGAAGCTGGCCCGGGCGGGGCTGCGCGATCCGCAGAAGCCCATCGGCTCCTTCCTGTTCGCCGGCCCGACCGGCGTGGGCAAGACCGAGGTCGCCAAGCAGCTGGCCTCCACGCTCGGCATCGAGATGCTGCGCTTCGACATGTCGGAGTACATGGAGCGGCACACCGTCTCGCGTCTGATCGGCGCGCCTCCGGGCTATGTCGGCCATGACCAGGGCGGCCTGCTGACCGACGCCGTCGACCAGCACCCGCACGCCGTGGTCCTGCTGGACGAGATCGAGAAGGCCCACCCCGACGTCTACAACATCCTGCTGCAGGTGATGGACAACGGGATGCTGACCGACGCCATCGGCAAGAAGGTCGACTTCCGCAACGTGGTCCTGATCATGACCACCAATGCGGGTGCCGCCGACAATGCCCGGGCCTCGATCGGCTTCGGCCGCGGCAAGGTCGAGGGCGAGGACGACAAGGCCATCCAGCGCCTGTTCGCGCCGGAGTTCCGCAACCGTCTGGACGCCATCGTCAGCTTCAAGCCGCTGCAGCCCGAGACCATCCGTCAGGTGGTGACCAAGTTCGTCCTGCAGCTGGAAGCCCAGCTGGCGGATCGCAACATCACCATCGAACTGTCGGACGACGCTGCCGACTGGCTGGCCAAGAACGGCTTCGACGAACTGTACGGCGCGCGCCCCCTGGGCCGGGTCATTCAGGAGAACATCAAGAAGCCGCTGGCCGACGACATCCTGTTCGGACGCCTCACCCGCGGCGGCCACGTCAAGGTTCTGCTCAAGGACGGCAAGATCGCCTTCGACATCGCCTCGGCGAGCGGCGAAGCGGTCAAGGAAGCCGCCAACGAGGAACAGGCGGTCTAG
- the clpS gene encoding ATP-dependent Clp protease adapter ClpS, which yields MPSQRPGDQQGGGLGATTITETKPKLQKPSLYRVLILNDDYTPMEFVVYVLERFFQKSREDATRIMLHVHQHGVGVCGVFTYEVAETKVAQVVETARRHQHPLQCTMEKD from the coding sequence ATGCCGTCACAAAGGCCAGGTGATCAACAGGGTGGAGGCCTCGGCGCCACCACGATCACCGAAACAAAGCCCAAGCTTCAGAAGCCCTCGCTGTATCGGGTGCTGATCCTGAACGACGACTACACGCCCATGGAATTCGTCGTCTATGTGCTGGAGCGGTTCTTTCAGAAGAGCCGCGAAGACGCGACCCGCATCATGCTGCATGTGCACCAGCATGGCGTCGGGGTGTGCGGCGTCTTCACCTACGAAGTGGCCGAAACCAAGGTCGCCCAGGTGGTCGAGACGGCGCGCCGTCACCAGCATCCGCTGCAATGCACGATGGAAAAAGACTGA
- a CDS encoding ArsR/SmtB family transcription factor codes for MTPGDRLLTVLSALDNPHRLRVLAALQAGGRNYVSRLAREIGISRPLLHLHLNKLEEAGLVTSHLELSQEGKALNYFEIAPFHLEVTPRSIVDAAASLTAKTEK; via the coding sequence ATGACCCCCGGTGATCGTTTGCTGACCGTCCTGTCAGCCTTGGACAATCCGCACCGGCTGCGGGTGCTCGCCGCCTTGCAGGCCGGGGGTCGCAACTACGTCAGCCGGCTGGCGCGGGAGATCGGCATCAGCCGCCCCCTGCTGCATCTGCATCTGAACAAGCTGGAAGAAGCCGGCCTCGTGACGAGCCACCTCGAACTCTCGCAGGAGGGCAAGGCGCTCAACTACTTCGAGATCGCCCCCTTCCACCTGGAAGTCACACCCCGGTCCATCGTGGACGCTGCCGCCTCCCTGACGGCCAAGACTGAAAAATAG
- a CDS encoding DUF4386 domain-containing protein encodes MPFDIRSRPLAYARLAGAIYLVVIVAGALAEGIVMNTVTVPGDDAGTIRAILAHSSLWTWGLAANLVIPLIAVVQLWIEYMLLRPAGRGLALLFLLLNLASLAVEAVSKMFQLMVVPLASGGAGGALSEAMATFALTAHGVAFNIALIFFGAACLVSGTLIWRSGYLPRFIGVLMQIAGLCYLVASFSELLAPSFARMISPAILLPVLVGETSFCLWLLIRGVNVRKWNERQDSIARGQP; translated from the coding sequence ATGCCCTTCGACATCCGCAGCCGCCCGCTCGCCTATGCCCGCCTCGCCGGCGCCATCTATCTCGTCGTCATCGTGGCGGGGGCCCTCGCCGAGGGCATCGTCATGAACACCGTGACGGTTCCGGGCGACGACGCGGGGACGATCCGCGCGATTCTCGCCCACTCCTCGCTCTGGACCTGGGGTCTGGCGGCGAACCTCGTCATCCCCCTGATCGCGGTGGTCCAGCTCTGGATCGAATACATGCTGCTCCGGCCGGCCGGACGCGGGCTGGCCCTGCTGTTCCTGCTGCTCAACCTCGCCTCCCTGGCGGTGGAGGCGGTCAGCAAGATGTTCCAGCTGATGGTCGTGCCGCTCGCCTCGGGCGGCGCCGGCGGGGCGCTCTCCGAGGCCATGGCGACCTTCGCCCTGACGGCCCACGGCGTGGCGTTCAACATCGCGCTGATCTTCTTCGGCGCGGCCTGTCTCGTCAGCGGGACGCTGATCTGGCGCTCAGGCTATCTGCCGCGGTTCATCGGCGTACTGATGCAGATCGCCGGCCTCTGCTATCTCGTCGCCTCGTTCTCCGAACTGCTGGCGCCGTCGTTCGCCCGCATGATAAGCCCGGCCATCCTGCTTCCCGTGCTGGTGGGCGAGACGAGCTTCTGCCTGTGGCTGCTGATCCGGGGCGTGAACGTCCGCAAATGGAACGAGCGTCAGGACTCGATCGCACGAGGCCAGCCCTGA
- a CDS encoding nuclear transport factor 2 family protein, with the protein MTIPALFLALVLAVPGQGTAPSAAVTVPAEPALSAAIGDRDAVLFRVMSDDCDPAALSDLVTEDLEFYHDRGGLMAGRTAFVADYARGCEAKKAPDAFRSRRELVPGSMRVYAIPGSGAVEEGTHLFYERQGDGPEKLVGRARFSMFWKLDADGQWRLARAFSIDHAAASAPPSAN; encoded by the coding sequence ATGACGATTCCCGCGCTCTTCCTCGCTCTGGTATTGGCTGTGCCGGGTCAGGGAACGGCCCCGTCCGCCGCCGTCACGGTCCCGGCCGAACCTGCCCTGAGCGCCGCCATCGGGGATCGGGACGCCGTTCTGTTTCGCGTCATGTCCGACGACTGCGACCCGGCGGCCCTGAGCGATCTGGTGACCGAGGACCTCGAATTCTATCACGACCGCGGCGGGCTGATGGCGGGGCGCACGGCCTTCGTCGCCGACTACGCCAGGGGTTGCGAAGCGAAGAAGGCGCCCGACGCCTTCCGCTCGCGGCGTGAACTCGTCCCCGGCTCGATGCGGGTCTACGCCATTCCCGGGTCGGGCGCCGTCGAGGAGGGAACCCATCTCTTCTACGAACGCCAGGGCGACGGGCCCGAGAAACTGGTCGGCCGGGCCCGGTTCTCGATGTTCTGGAAGCTGGACGCCGACGGCCAGTGGCGACTGGCGCGCGCCTTCAGCATCGATCATGCGGCGGCGTCGGCGCCCCCGTCGGCAAACTGA
- a CDS encoding phasin family protein — translation MADTAEAVKKTVEQTAANTKAQTEKVQAAGAQAFKDGLEKTTASLSELGAQSKLNLDAVVASTTAAQKGAEALSAQALSYGKSSWETGVAAAQSMSKARSVQELIELQTSFTKSAMEVYMAEMTKMTETLTSSVKDSFKPINERVTASVEKFQAAR, via the coding sequence ATGGCCGACACCGCCGAAGCCGTCAAAAAGACCGTCGAACAAACCGCCGCCAACACCAAGGCCCAGACCGAGAAGGTCCAGGCCGCCGGCGCCCAGGCGTTCAAGGACGGTCTGGAAAAGACCACCGCCTCGCTGTCCGAACTGGGCGCCCAGTCCAAGCTGAACCTCGACGCCGTGGTCGCCTCGACCACCGCCGCCCAGAAGGGCGCCGAGGCCCTGTCGGCCCAGGCCCTGTCCTACGGCAAGTCGAGCTGGGAAACCGGCGTCGCCGCCGCCCAGTCGATGTCGAAGGCCCGTTCGGTTCAGGAACTGATCGAGCTGCAGACCAGCTTCACCAAGTCGGCCATGGAGGTCTACATGGCCGAAATGACCAAGATGACCGAGACCCTGACCTCGTCGGTCAAGGACAGCTTCAAGCCGATCAACGAGCGCGTCACCGCCTCGGTCGAAAAGTTCCAGGCCGCTCGCTAA
- a CDS encoding D-alanyl-D-alanine carboxypeptidase, whose protein sequence is MTAFFRRIAVGVMAVLAVTAVSVSPLSPISSMVEAQSSDNARYAAIVVDAQTGEVLFARRADDPRYPASVTKMMTLYLTFEALQAGRVKLDDIVTVSPLAASQPPSKLGLAAGQTIRFDDAMRATTVRSCNDMAMVLAEHVGGSQARFAAMATLKARQLGMTQTNYVNPNGLPDSRQVTSARDLAILARAIMRDYPQYYSYFGLHDWAFQGRDYRNTNGLLLGGNGYDGIKTGFTNASGYNLAASAVRNHRRIIVIVMGGRSSATRNAHVAELMNTGFEVENRRAQGETIQVAQTFFEQRGFGVDGRGLSDGAGAIAYASLNGERGSPARDDEDGEGSTAVAYTAAPRQPAPVSSPIHVAGSEVTASNTARSYAAVANAPPPVPTPAPRPENRAVANDPANLTASLNGGVAAPRTTTPARTPPAATRPAAPARPPAGRWAVQVGAFRSESVARDWLTEVNRRFRAQFTDAERAVQSNDGWFRSRFTGMTQAKAEDACEALAARRVTCSVIRPGA, encoded by the coding sequence ATGACCGCTTTCTTCCGCCGTATCGCCGTCGGCGTCATGGCCGTTCTGGCGGTGACAGCCGTCTCGGTTTCGCCCCTGTCGCCGATCTCGTCGATGGTCGAGGCCCAGTCGTCCGACAACGCCCGCTACGCCGCCATCGTCGTCGACGCCCAGACGGGCGAGGTCCTGTTCGCGCGCCGTGCCGACGACCCGCGCTATCCGGCCTCGGTCACCAAGATGATGACCCTGTACCTGACGTTCGAGGCGCTTCAGGCCGGACGCGTCAAGCTGGACGATATCGTCACCGTCTCCCCTCTCGCCGCCTCCCAGCCGCCGTCCAAGCTGGGCCTCGCCGCCGGCCAGACCATCCGCTTCGACGACGCCATGCGCGCCACAACCGTCCGATCCTGCAACGACATGGCCATGGTCCTGGCCGAGCACGTCGGCGGGTCCCAGGCCCGGTTCGCGGCCATGGCGACGCTCAAGGCCCGCCAGCTGGGCATGACCCAGACAAACTACGTCAATCCGAACGGCCTGCCCGACAGCCGCCAGGTCACCTCGGCCCGCGACCTGGCCATCCTGGCCCGCGCCATCATGCGCGACTATCCCCAGTATTACAGCTATTTCGGCCTGCATGACTGGGCCTTCCAGGGCCGCGACTACCGCAACACCAACGGCCTGCTGCTGGGCGGCAACGGCTATGACGGCATCAAGACCGGCTTCACCAACGCCTCGGGCTATAACCTCGCCGCCTCGGCGGTGCGCAACCATCGCCGGATCATCGTCATCGTCATGGGCGGACGGTCCAGCGCCACCCGCAACGCCCATGTCGCCGAGCTGATGAACACCGGCTTCGAGGTCGAGAACCGCCGCGCCCAGGGCGAGACCATCCAGGTCGCCCAGACCTTCTTCGAACAACGCGGCTTCGGCGTCGACGGCAGGGGCCTGTCCGACGGGGCCGGCGCCATCGCCTATGCCTCGCTGAACGGCGAGCGCGGCTCTCCGGCGCGTGACGACGAGGACGGCGAAGGTTCGACCGCCGTCGCCTATACCGCCGCGCCGCGTCAGCCCGCCCCCGTGTCCTCGCCCATCCATGTCGCCGGATCGGAAGTAACCGCCTCGAACACCGCCCGCAGCTACGCCGCCGTCGCCAACGCCCCGCCGCCGGTTCCGACGCCCGCGCCCCGGCCCGAGAACCGGGCCGTCGCCAACGATCCCGCCAACCTGACCGCCTCCCTGAATGGCGGCGTCGCAGCACCCCGTACGACGACCCCGGCCCGCACCCCGCCCGCCGCCACGCGTCCGGCCGCCCCGGCGCGTCCGCCCGCAGGCCGCTGGGCCGTTCAGGTCGGCGCCTTCCGCAGCGAGTCCGTCGCCCGCGACTGGCTGACCGAGGTCAACCGCCGCTTCCGGGCGCAGTTCACGGACGCCGAGCGCGCGGTGCAGTCGAACGACGGCTGGTTCCGTTCGCGCTTCACCGGCATGACCCAAGCCAAGGCCGAGGACGCCTGCGAAGCCCTCGCCGCCCGCCGCGTGACCTGTTCGGTGATCCGCCCGGGGGCTTGA
- a CDS encoding J domain-containing protein, with translation MGLIWLALAAIAVWALVRLGRQSEKPGRGQWRIAATVLGAVLLAGAVLAGSHGAWLATAGMVGAGLYLIFSSRIRANLQRAAPKAARPEALSEAEARSILGVGPTATKVEINEAWRRLMGRAHPDQGGTEGLAARVNSARDRLLRR, from the coding sequence ATGGGTCTGATCTGGCTGGCTCTGGCGGCGATCGCCGTCTGGGCCCTGGTCCGGCTGGGGCGACAATCCGAGAAGCCGGGAAGAGGGCAGTGGCGTATCGCCGCGACCGTGCTCGGCGCGGTGCTGCTGGCCGGGGCGGTGCTGGCGGGTTCGCACGGGGCGTGGCTGGCGACGGCCGGGATGGTCGGGGCCGGTCTCTATCTGATCTTCTCGTCACGCATCCGCGCCAACCTGCAGAGGGCGGCGCCGAAGGCCGCGAGGCCGGAAGCCCTGTCGGAGGCTGAGGCGCGGTCGATCCTCGGGGTTGGGCCGACCGCGACAAAGGTTGAGATCAACGAAGCCTGGCGCCGGCTGATGGGCCGCGCCCATCCCGATCAGGGCGGCACCGAAGGATTGGCCGCGCGGGTCAATTCCGCGCGGGACAGGCTGCTGAGGCGGTAA
- a CDS encoding division plane positioning ATPase MipZ, whose product MAQPQVVVVGNEKGGAGKSTLAIHIVVGLLHAGHKVAIIDLDLRQRSLSHFFANRAAWTAANGHVLPMPTEPDLGDGKALARASDEDQLATFEAAYAQCGEVDIILIDTPGGDTALSRAAHARADQIVTPMNDSFVDFDLLGQVDPVTLELLKPSIYSESVWEARKQRAIKEGRHATIDWLVVTNRLAVAEARNRRRLEERMAKLAKRVGFRVGPGLRDRVIYRELFPFGLTVADLSNDVRPVAVSLAHVAARQEMRNLMMAMGLDEASLNSLSALDAAA is encoded by the coding sequence ATGGCGCAGCCTCAGGTCGTCGTCGTCGGCAATGAAAAGGGCGGGGCGGGCAAGTCCACCCTCGCCATCCATATCGTCGTGGGCCTGCTGCACGCCGGCCATAAGGTGGCGATCATCGACCTGGACCTGCGCCAGCGGTCCCTGTCGCATTTCTTCGCCAACCGCGCCGCCTGGACCGCCGCAAACGGCCATGTCCTGCCGATGCCGACCGAGCCGGATCTGGGCGACGGCAAGGCCCTGGCCCGCGCCTCGGATGAGGACCAGCTGGCGACCTTCGAGGCCGCCTACGCCCAGTGCGGCGAGGTCGACATCATCCTGATCGACACCCCCGGCGGCGACACCGCCCTGTCGCGCGCCGCCCATGCCCGCGCCGACCAGATCGTCACCCCGATGAACGACAGCTTCGTCGACTTCGACCTGCTGGGTCAGGTCGATCCGGTGACGCTGGAGCTGCTCAAGCCCTCCATCTATTCCGAAAGCGTCTGGGAGGCCCGCAAGCAGCGCGCCATCAAGGAAGGCCGCCACGCCACGATCGACTGGCTGGTGGTGACCAACCGTCTGGCCGTCGCCGAGGCCCGCAACCGCCGCCGTCTGGAAGAGCGGATGGCCAAGCTGGCCAAGCGCGTCGGTTTCCGCGTCGGGCCGGGCCTGCGCGACCGGGTCATCTATCGCGAACTCTTCCCCTTCGGCCTGACGGTCGCGGACCTGTCCAACGATGTCCGCCCGGTGGCGGTGTCCCTGGCCCACGTCGCCGCGCGTCAGGAGATGCGCAACCTGATGATGGCCATGGGTCTGGATGAGGCCTCGCTGAACAGCCTGTCCGCGCTGGACGCGGCGGCCTAA
- a CDS encoding SPOR domain-containing protein, which translates to MLRPVLVSLALSGVGLTTASCGMVEGDPHRFENLAQQVADIRLDGSEAPVSAAEAPKPLTGTAAESGLRSGLRVEVMDPHELWDARDGLTHAVRQESAAVVEAAAPAVAQAAMGAVVQQVSTRAAEVARPARADGLRSGLSAAPATARTTIQLGAYSSEAAARSAWTTVKAGAARNALNGLSPVFERVTVNGRALTRLKVAAPTAAAVAICRAAQVNDPWCARQA; encoded by the coding sequence ATGCTTCGTCCAGTCCTGGTTTCGCTCGCCCTGTCGGGGGTCGGTCTCACGACCGCTTCCTGCGGCATGGTGGAGGGGGACCCGCACCGGTTTGAGAACCTTGCCCAGCAGGTCGCCGACATCCGTCTGGATGGATCGGAGGCCCCTGTATCGGCCGCCGAGGCGCCGAAACCCCTGACGGGAACCGCCGCCGAATCCGGGCTGCGCTCCGGCCTGCGTGTCGAGGTCATGGATCCGCATGAGTTGTGGGACGCTCGCGACGGCCTGACCCACGCGGTTCGCCAGGAGAGCGCGGCTGTCGTCGAGGCCGCCGCCCCTGCCGTGGCCCAGGCGGCGATGGGCGCTGTCGTCCAGCAGGTCTCGACCCGCGCCGCCGAGGTCGCTCGTCCCGCCCGGGCGGACGGCCTGCGCTCCGGCCTGTCCGCTGCGCCTGCTACCGCACGCACCACCATCCAGCTCGGCGCCTATTCCAGCGAGGCCGCCGCCCGGTCCGCCTGGACCACGGTCAAGGCCGGCGCCGCCCGCAATGCCCTGAACGGCCTGTCGCCGGTGTTCGAGCGGGTCACAGTGAATGGGCGCGCCCTGACGCGGCTGAAGGTCGCGGCCCCCACGGCCGCCGCCGTCGCCATCTGCCGCGCGGCCCAGGTCAACGACCCGTGGTGTGCGCGTCAGGCTTGA
- the panC gene encoding pantoate--beta-alanine ligase gives MIRTVSELRAVVRGWRLQGLSVGLVPTMGALHAGHLTLVEEAKRRADRVVTSVFVNPTQFAAHEDLGTYPRQEAQDAALLTAAGGAVMFAPTVAEMYPAGFVTSVAVGDAARGGPSQGLEGEFRPAMFGGVAVVVSKLLNQVQADVAVFGEKDWQQLMVVRRMAADLDIPTEIVGSPTLRDDHGLALSSRNAYLSEAELAVARKLNVILRQAADQAAAKRPLAAVERDAYGAILKAGFDRVDYVVIRHADDLTPFAEGVVTGPARILVAAAIGRTRLIDNMAV, from the coding sequence ATCATCCGCACCGTCAGCGAACTGCGCGCGGTTGTGCGGGGCTGGAGACTGCAAGGTTTGAGTGTCGGTCTGGTTCCCACCATGGGCGCCCTGCACGCGGGGCACCTGACGCTGGTGGAAGAGGCCAAACGCCGCGCGGACCGGGTCGTGACCAGCGTCTTCGTCAACCCGACCCAGTTCGCCGCCCATGAGGATCTGGGCACCTATCCGCGTCAGGAGGCCCAGGACGCCGCGCTTCTGACGGCCGCCGGCGGCGCGGTGATGTTCGCCCCGACGGTCGCGGAGATGTATCCGGCCGGCTTCGTCACCTCGGTCGCCGTCGGAGACGCCGCCAGGGGCGGACCCTCACAGGGACTGGAAGGTGAGTTCCGCCCGGCCATGTTTGGCGGCGTCGCCGTGGTGGTCTCCAAACTGCTCAATCAGGTCCAGGCCGACGTCGCCGTCTTCGGCGAGAAGGACTGGCAACAGCTGATGGTGGTGCGCCGCATGGCCGCCGACCTCGACATCCCCACCGAGATCGTGGGCAGCCCCACCCTGCGCGACGACCACGGCCTGGCCCTGTCCTCGCGCAACGCCTATCTGTCCGAGGCCGAGCTGGCCGTGGCGCGCAAGCTGAACGTCATCCTGCGTCAGGCCGCCGATCAGGCCGCCGCCAAACGCCCCCTCGCCGCCGTCGAGCGCGACGCCTATGGGGCCATTCTCAAGGCGGGCTTCGACCGGGTCGACTATGTCGTGATCCGTCACGCCGATGACCTGACGCCCTTCGCGGAAGGCGTGGTGACCGGCCCCGCCCGCATTCTCGTCGCCGCCGCTATCGGACGGACGCGGCTGATCGACAATATGGCTGTTTAG
- a CDS encoding Gmad2 immunoglobulin-like domain-containing protein, translated as MRQHLALGAVMLGLAACGQPATSSAPSDASAPPAEAPSPAVTFPTGVSVTSPAAGATTASPLTVTGVAPNDWYFEAVFDAVLLDAQGNLLTQAPAQAQTDWTQPGPVPFKAVLSYAVDATQTGTVVLTEDQTAKGEDGDDAPVREVRIPVVLRAH; from the coding sequence ATGCGTCAACACCTTGCTCTCGGCGCCGTGATGCTGGGTTTGGCGGCCTGCGGTCAGCCCGCGACGTCGTCCGCGCCGTCTGACGCCTCAGCCCCGCCTGCGGAGGCCCCGTCTCCGGCCGTGACCTTCCCGACAGGGGTCAGCGTAACCTCGCCCGCTGCGGGGGCGACGACCGCCAGCCCGCTGACGGTCACCGGCGTGGCGCCCAATGACTGGTATTTCGAGGCGGTGTTCGACGCCGTCCTGCTGGACGCCCAGGGCAATCTGCTGACCCAGGCGCCCGCCCAGGCCCAGACGGACTGGACCCAACCCGGCCCCGTGCCGTTCAAGGCGGTGCTCAGCTATGCCGTCGATGCGACCCAGACGGGGACGGTGGTCCTGACCGAGGACCAGACCGCCAAGGGCGAGGACGGCGACGACGCCCCGGTGCGCGAGGTGCGGATCCCGGTGGTTCTGAGGGCTCACTGA